A genomic window from Silene latifolia isolate original U9 population chromosome 11, ASM4854445v1, whole genome shotgun sequence includes:
- the LOC141614048 gene encoding uncharacterized protein LOC141614048 — MEEECNALLLNKMPYKLGDPGSFSIPCVVGSVPISRALCDLEASVSVLPFKVAKKIGICDLVPTSITLLLADKSVKCPLGILEDIPVKVEKYLIPANFVVLDIPEDSHTSIILGRPFLATGGVLIDLRDERRTFRIEGNNVEFNLPNLMKGPKLNQVCKLEVIDEVVEEV, encoded by the coding sequence ATGGAAGAAGAGTGTAATGCTCTACTTTTAAACAAAATGCCATATAAGCTTGGTGACCCGGGGAGCTTCTCCATTCCTTGTGTAGTTGGAAGTGTTCCAATATCTAGAGCTTTATGTGATCTAGAGGCAAGTGTAAGTGTGCTTCCCTTTAAAGTTGCTAAGAAAATTGGTATTTGTGATCTAGTTCCGACTAGCATAACTCTCTTATTGGCGGATAAGTCCGTCAAATGCCCTTTGGGGATACTTGAGGACATACCCGTCAAGGTTGAAAAATATTTGATTCCCGCCAACTTTGTTGTCCTCgatattccggaggatagccACACCTCCATCATCCTCGGTAGGCCATTCTTGGCTACCGGTGGAGTGTTGATTGATTTAAGAGATGAGCGGAGAACCTTTAGAATAGAGGGCAATAATGTTGAATTTAACCTTCCTAATCTTATGAAAGGACCAAAGCTAAACCAAGTATGCAAACTTGAAGTCATTGATGAAGTAGTAGAGGAAGTGTAA